Proteins found in one candidate division TA06 bacterium genomic segment:
- a CDS encoding Ig-like domain-containing protein has protein sequence MLLQAYSAQAQLLLEENFSYSTGQLMSVSGGSWINFSGLGSNPILVSSGSLVYTGYPSSGIGNKIDIISTTATAEDDGRVFSQSQMVGSTVYFAFLLNVADTIGLSANSSTTGDYFATIVPSGSISYFGRVSIRKGAATNTYNLGLRASTTNATAVWSAVDLAPGTTHLVLVRYQMISGSANDDAALFIDPSLSGAEPTPDISQISTSTAEPDSIGRIAIRQGSAGTPNASIDGIRAGTTWDNIRGVLPVNPLVVYVSPANNAANISPNSAISVTFDRLMNAATIDTASFAVSGIKQSRYYPDSIRPSSNNAIYTFYVQDSLRKSDTITVTLSTAIADTDGNHLLAPYSWKFYIFVPETIKPYLVASNPANGTEWVRVNTSIALTFSEALVPATIDTGSFEILGVKRSRYPISAPVLSNGNTLATITLADSLYYSDTITVHIKPVISDPSGNLVRDTSITFKTKLRPGLSIRDIQYTISPSGDSPYKDSIVTIEGIVTSQLLTKMSTDKSFCIQDEYGPWNGIWVYDPGVSFSVGNRIRLTGQVQEYYERTTIGNIQSFEMLDSYVPLPAPDSTNTTGAVDVEAYEGVLVRVRNVGVTAAPNTYGEWTASDGSGNCWFDDASGYSYDAKVGDSLKSITGVMDYTFSSFKIQPRSDDDIIDNFPPYIKKVLVTDAAVLIFTNKPLNTVFVNDSTVILQGNKNGYRTFTITEDTLLCELKLWPQPAFAIGESLTLTLKGTIQDISGITLDGNANRISEGSPSDDYMGKYLNSSLLLSIANVQKPGANGFASCVEGNTVTIEGMVSGPDKYFSSSTATNASWYVQDNTGGLNVYGGTKDVFLLGRRVVVTGIVTEYNGITELSSSAADISVLVYARELIEPKTMVYNQLLGESIEGLLVSVEGTVSAIPAYAGGGYNMEIRNGNATIAVRISETSGFNLNPFVYGAKVRVTGIVSQYDKEYPYNSGYQLVPRFGTAYTYDGVNYPPDMVVLTDTIAAAVEGSIVSVSPNPFSPDYGQAGIIELNAPSGDHLTLRIYDLKGRLVKNCLNNVPGGHQYYYWDGTDDSHRRVCIGMYIAHLRTVTAEGSITDKTKVIVLATKLQ, from the coding sequence ATGCTGCTTCAGGCGTATTCAGCCCAGGCCCAGTTGCTGCTGGAAGAGAACTTCAGTTACTCCACCGGCCAGCTGATGTCGGTTAGTGGAGGAAGTTGGATAAACTTTTCCGGGTTGGGGTCCAACCCGATATTGGTCTCCAGCGGCAGTCTGGTGTATACCGGCTATCCATCATCAGGCATCGGCAATAAAATTGACATCATCAGCACCACGGCGACTGCCGAGGATGACGGCCGGGTATTCAGCCAGAGCCAGATGGTCGGTTCAACTGTCTATTTTGCATTCCTGTTGAATGTTGCCGACACTATCGGCTTGTCTGCAAATAGCAGCACGACTGGAGATTACTTCGCAACAATTGTCCCATCGGGCAGCATTTCATACTTTGGCCGGGTAAGTATCCGGAAGGGCGCGGCAACAAACACCTACAATCTGGGTCTTAGGGCATCAACGACCAATGCCACGGCCGTATGGTCTGCCGTCGATCTTGCGCCCGGCACGACCCATTTAGTGCTGGTCCGCTACCAGATGATCTCTGGCAGCGCCAATGATGACGCCGCCCTGTTTATTGACCCCTCACTATCAGGTGCAGAACCAACGCCTGACATCAGCCAGATCTCGACGTCAACCGCCGAACCCGACAGCATCGGGCGTATTGCCATCCGCCAGGGTAGTGCCGGCACTCCAAATGCAAGCATTGACGGGATCCGCGCCGGAACCACCTGGGATAATATACGGGGCGTTCTGCCAGTCAACCCGTTAGTGGTCTACGTCAGCCCGGCCAATAATGCCGCGAATATCAGCCCGAATAGTGCGATCTCGGTCACTTTTGACCGGCTGATGAATGCAGCAACAATAGATACTGCCAGTTTCGCCGTATCTGGGATCAAACAATCCCGTTATTATCCGGATTCGATCAGACCATCATCTAATAACGCTATTTATACCTTTTACGTGCAGGACAGCCTTCGCAAAAGCGATACCATCACAGTAACCTTGTCCACGGCAATAGCAGATACCGACGGAAACCATCTGCTGGCACCTTATAGCTGGAAATTTTATATTTTTGTACCTGAGACAATTAAGCCTTACCTAGTGGCATCAAATCCTGCCAATGGAACCGAATGGGTAAGGGTAAACACCAGTATTGCTCTTACTTTCAGCGAAGCACTGGTCCCGGCCACTATTGATACTGGCTCGTTTGAGATTTTAGGGGTCAAACGAAGCCGATATCCTATATCTGCTCCTGTGCTTAGCAACGGGAATACCCTGGCAACCATCACCCTTGCTGACAGCCTGTATTACAGCGATACAATCACCGTACACATCAAACCGGTCATCAGCGATCCTTCTGGCAACCTTGTTCGCGACACAAGTATAACTTTTAAAACTAAATTACGACCCGGCCTGAGCATCCGCGATATCCAGTATACGATTAGTCCCAGCGGCGATTCACCCTATAAAGACAGTATAGTTACAATCGAGGGGATTGTAACTTCTCAATTGCTGACAAAAATGAGTACTGATAAAAGTTTCTGCATCCAGGATGAGTATGGCCCATGGAACGGAATTTGGGTATACGATCCTGGGGTATCATTTAGCGTTGGCAATCGGATTCGTCTTACAGGACAGGTACAAGAATATTATGAACGTACAACAATTGGAAATATTCAATCTTTTGAAATGCTTGATTCATATGTCCCGCTGCCTGCCCCAGACAGTACAAATACCACTGGTGCCGTCGACGTCGAGGCTTATGAAGGTGTTTTAGTCAGAGTGCGTAACGTGGGTGTTACTGCTGCCCCCAATACGTACGGTGAGTGGACAGCATCTGATGGCAGCGGCAATTGCTGGTTTGATGATGCCTCTGGTTATAGTTATGATGCTAAGGTGGGCGACAGCTTAAAATCCATTACCGGAGTTATGGATTATACATTTAGCAGTTTTAAAATACAGCCACGTAGCGATGATGATATAATTGATAATTTCCCGCCATATATTAAAAAAGTGTTAGTAACTGATGCAGCGGTATTGATATTTACGAATAAACCACTAAACACTGTTTTTGTAAACGATTCTACTGTCATATTGCAGGGCAATAAAAATGGATACCGTACTTTTACTATTACTGAAGATACTTTACTTTGTGAATTGAAACTATGGCCTCAGCCAGCATTTGCCATTGGTGAAAGTCTTACATTAACATTAAAGGGGACAATACAGGATATATCTGGCATAACTTTGGACGGTAATGCAAACCGCATTTCAGAGGGATCTCCTTCTGATGATTATATGGGCAAATATTTAAATTCTTCTTTATTGTTATCAATTGCCAATGTCCAAAAACCAGGTGCTAACGGTTTTGCTTCCTGCGTAGAAGGTAATACAGTAACAATCGAAGGTATGGTCAGCGGACCCGACAAGTATTTCTCCAGTTCCACCGCCACAAACGCCAGTTGGTACGTTCAGGACAACACCGGCGGATTGAACGTTTACGGCGGAACGAAAGATGTATTTCTTTTGGGAAGAAGGGTGGTGGTCACCGGAATTGTTACCGAGTATAACGGGATCACCGAACTGTCAAGCTCTGCTGCCGATATCAGTGTTTTGGTTTATGCCAGAGAGCTGATCGAACCAAAAACCATGGTCTACAACCAGCTTTTGGGAGAATCCATTGAAGGTTTGCTGGTATCGGTGGAAGGCACGGTCAGCGCTATTCCGGCCTACGCCGGAGGCGGATACAACATGGAGATCCGCAACGGCAACGCCACCATCGCGGTCAGGATCAGCGAAACCAGCGGCTTTAACCTGAATCCGTTCGTCTACGGCGCCAAGGTCAGAGTCACCGGGATCGTATCTCAATACGACAAGGAATATCCCTACAACAGCGGCTATCAGCTGGTGCCCCGGTTCGGCACCGCATATACGTACGACGGGGTGAATTATCCGCCGGACATGGTTGTATTGACCGATACCATAGCGGCGGCCGTCGAGGGATCGATCGTGTCGGTCAGCCCCAATCCGTTCTCCCCTGATTACGGTCAGGCCGGCATCATTGAGCTTAACGCTCCGTCCGGAGATCATCTGACACTAAGGATATACGATCTCAAAGGGCGGCTGGTCAAGAACTGCCTGAACAATGTGCCAGGCGGCCATCAATATTATTATTGGGACGGCACCGATGACTCCCATAGAAGGGTCTGCATCGGCATGTACATAGCGCATCTCAGGACCGTTACGGCCGAGGGATCCATCACCGACAAGACCAAGGTAATCGTTCTGGCCACAAAACTGCAGTAA
- a CDS encoding helix-hairpin-helix domain-containing protein — translation MKHKRTKLNIVFLVLVLSAGRIDAQQVDLYQETPAATVTPDTLTVGIGVQLDVNTISRQEIMGLKGIPPELAENILAYRFEHGPFTSFYQLMNVKGMTPGHLYKLRDQLAVLPYTGTTEVNRYIAELQDRLASEESPGSGAINEWEELLLHPMDINQATVDQLLTLQYVTPVDAAAIVRHIRSSGRITDWRTLQRNIEGLSHYGFTNLRNYVTINPRAEKFYYDGNYRVRLTSDDRIDPGSQDDFRYQAATLNSALLAFIPGAAVYDTLTTGKKLSQYGWSESQIALLKERLQSEYDQLRYARNELAVQHRLRMDLGGDFKLGYYYQKEPYEEKGFSKAYFALYDMKPLDKLVVGNYRLTFGQGLAMDNRWASDESMVRRFSQGAGLYGDITSNEEFALRGAAVQASLGSIRPTVFYSSDARDGILNRDGTVNTYFAPHPRYAWYRDVFNEQTYGVNLNCELAGLLPLPVGTSVGFTAFECKYDKPFRPDALELDLPGDKNELSDPNFTQLWAGTSRNIRSGNFRTVVDNLSVEGELAHLNGAGWAYLWKSHLQYETMYLLVSRRHYDVDYDNPYSRGFSEQTKFDDTILEKEYRLLDPIYKQLVNYPAPKAEDGTFIETRWQISRQFTLTRAYIDFWRNLAYGLDNVRFQGELEYRPVFPLRFRLKQKYQTKYLPKSAEATKSNTRETTLRAFCTLTDRDYFNVEMRYGEVRLTPSASYGSNVLMSGVYLASNWQHNFSSDWDMKAGISSWKTDAMSQWIFEDAGIDFLEGDGMKYYVSVSDRLSDNMQARIRVRGKDTRYNYSGIYGPEFNYYYSSLPSTPVEDFTDRRDLWRIDLQLDFRW, via the coding sequence ATGAAACATAAAAGAACGAAACTTAACATCGTCTTCCTGGTCCTGGTGCTTTCTGCGGGAAGGATTGACGCCCAGCAGGTGGATCTATATCAGGAAACGCCGGCCGCCACGGTCACGCCGGACACGCTGACAGTGGGTATCGGGGTCCAGCTGGACGTCAATACCATCAGCCGCCAGGAGATCATGGGGCTGAAGGGCATACCGCCGGAACTGGCCGAGAACATCTTGGCCTACCGTTTCGAGCACGGCCCCTTCACCAGTTTTTACCAACTGATGAATGTCAAGGGAATGACTCCCGGTCATCTTTATAAATTGAGAGACCAGCTGGCGGTCTTGCCTTACACAGGCACCACCGAGGTCAACCGTTATATCGCCGAACTGCAGGATCGGCTGGCCTCCGAGGAATCTCCCGGCAGCGGGGCCATCAACGAATGGGAGGAACTTCTGCTCCATCCCATGGATATCAACCAGGCCACCGTGGATCAGCTGCTGACTTTGCAGTACGTCACGCCGGTGGACGCGGCGGCCATCGTCAGACACATCAGGTCCTCGGGCAGGATCACAGACTGGCGGACTCTGCAGCGCAACATAGAAGGCCTTTCTCACTACGGTTTCACCAATCTCAGGAATTATGTGACCATAAACCCCAGGGCCGAGAAGTTCTATTATGACGGGAACTACCGGGTGCGGCTGACATCCGACGACCGGATCGATCCCGGATCCCAGGATGATTTTCGGTATCAAGCTGCCACGTTGAATTCGGCATTGCTGGCTTTCATCCCCGGCGCCGCAGTCTATGACACTCTGACCACCGGCAAGAAATTGTCCCAGTATGGCTGGTCGGAATCCCAGATCGCCCTGTTGAAAGAGCGTCTGCAGTCCGAATACGACCAGCTGAGATATGCCAGAAATGAATTGGCCGTTCAGCATCGCTTAAGGATGGACCTGGGCGGCGATTTCAAACTGGGATATTATTATCAGAAAGAACCTTACGAAGAAAAGGGATTTTCCAAGGCGTATTTTGCCCTTTACGACATGAAACCCCTTGACAAGCTGGTGGTGGGGAACTACCGCCTGACATTTGGGCAGGGATTGGCCATGGACAACCGCTGGGCCAGCGATGAGTCCATGGTCCGGAGATTCAGTCAGGGAGCGGGCCTTTACGGTGACATTACCTCCAATGAGGAATTCGCCTTGCGGGGGGCGGCGGTCCAGGCCAGCCTGGGAAGCATCAGGCCTACCGTGTTCTATTCCTCAGACGCCCGGGACGGTATACTCAACCGGGACGGGACCGTCAACACTTATTTTGCGCCCCACCCAAGATATGCCTGGTACCGCGACGTTTTCAACGAACAGACCTACGGCGTGAATCTGAACTGCGAGCTGGCCGGCCTGTTGCCGCTTCCAGTGGGTACCAGCGTCGGTTTCACAGCTTTCGAATGCAAATACGACAAGCCATTCCGTCCCGACGCCTTAGAACTGGATCTGCCGGGCGACAAGAACGAACTGTCCGATCCCAATTTCACCCAGCTTTGGGCGGGGACGTCCCGGAACATCAGATCCGGGAACTTTAGAACGGTGGTGGACAACCTTTCGGTGGAAGGAGAGCTGGCGCATTTGAACGGAGCAGGCTGGGCCTATTTATGGAAATCCCACCTGCAGTATGAGACCATGTACCTGCTGGTGTCCCGCCGCCACTACGATGTCGACTACGACAATCCTTATTCGCGTGGATTTTCCGAGCAGACGAAGTTCGACGACACCATCCTGGAAAAAGAATACCGCCTGCTGGACCCGATATACAAGCAGCTGGTCAATTACCCGGCTCCCAAGGCCGAGGACGGCACTTTCATTGAGACCCGGTGGCAGATCAGCCGCCAGTTCACCCTTACCAGGGCCTATATAGATTTCTGGCGGAACCTGGCTTACGGACTGGATAACGTCAGGTTTCAGGGCGAATTGGAATACCGTCCGGTGTTCCCGCTCCGGTTCCGGCTGAAGCAGAAATATCAGACCAAATACCTGCCCAAAAGCGCCGAGGCCACCAAGTCGAACACCAGGGAGACAACCCTGAGAGCATTTTGCACTTTGACCGATAGGGATTATTTCAACGTGGAAATGAGGTACGGCGAGGTACGGCTAACACCCTCAGCCTCTTACGGCAGCAATGTATTGATGAGCGGTGTTTACCTGGCTTCCAATTGGCAGCATAACTTTTCCAGCGACTGGGACATGAAGGCCGGCATTTCCAGTTGGAAGACCGACGCCATGTCCCAATGGATCTTTGAGGATGCCGGAATCGACTTTCTGGAGGGTGACGGCATGAAATACTATGTCAGCGTCTCGGACCGTCTGTCAGACAACATGCAGGCCCGGATCAGGGTCCGGGGCAAGGACACCCGCTATAACTACAGCGGGATTTACGGCCCGGAGTTTAACTATTATTATTCTTCGCTGCCTTCCACTCCGGTAGAGGACTTTACCGACCGCCGCGATCTCTGGAGGATAGATCTTCAGCTTGATTTCAGATGGTAA
- a CDS encoding 5'-nucleotidase C-terminal domain-containing protein produces MRKRILTIIAALSFLAWGTGLAAEWQHLVIMHTNDIHGHLPQEEAWWINPNFPPPIGNAAAVATIIKEERQRAGQNGWGFLLLEGGDIFQGTPLGEFTKGQAVIDFMNLMGYDAMTVGNHDYDKGQEVLKDLISSAKFPVLGANLIDSISGQTAEHLKPYVIVEKAGLKIGIFGLITHYLRGMATPEHIQGLDIIRETAAARQMVDSLKAQKVDLIIGLLHTGFRHDKAIADSVPGIDVIIGAHSHTGLRQAYEDPKHHTIIVQTFGNLSSIGKLDLLIDPATKQIVGYESGLKELFTEAVPQDTNVVNIVDLGVSQAEKGFDEKLGQALTDIKRGGGDKESSIGNFICDAMMEATGAEIAFQNSAGIKGDLMKGDITYRAIYKVDAFGNYLVTMDMTGSQVIKTCETSVLGYHAIFQVGGIQMIYDSKQPVWKRVISVKFNGQPIDTAKVYKVVTNNFLGAGGGNYKIFQEGANRSDTYIQLRQAMSDYIKKKTPIEARIEGRIKKTEGGGALLQ; encoded by the coding sequence ATGCGCAAACGGATTTTGACAATCATAGCCGCCCTAAGCTTTCTTGCCTGGGGAACCGGTCTGGCGGCGGAGTGGCAGCACCTGGTCATCATGCATACCAACGATATCCATGGTCATCTGCCGCAGGAAGAGGCCTGGTGGATAAATCCCAATTTCCCGCCGCCCATCGGCAATGCCGCTGCGGTGGCCACCATCATCAAGGAAGAGCGTCAGCGGGCCGGACAGAACGGCTGGGGTTTCCTGCTGCTGGAAGGAGGAGATATCTTCCAGGGCACACCTTTGGGAGAGTTCACCAAAGGACAAGCAGTGATCGATTTCATGAATCTGATGGGCTACGACGCCATGACCGTCGGCAACCACGATTACGACAAGGGCCAGGAGGTGCTGAAGGATCTGATATCCTCCGCCAAGTTCCCGGTGCTGGGGGCCAATCTGATAGATTCTATCAGCGGCCAAACGGCCGAGCATCTTAAACCCTACGTGATCGTCGAGAAGGCCGGTTTAAAGATAGGTATATTCGGCCTGATCACCCATTACTTGAGGGGGATGGCCACACCGGAGCACATTCAGGGACTGGATATAATCAGGGAGACTGCCGCTGCCCGTCAAATGGTGGACTCGCTGAAAGCGCAGAAAGTTGACCTGATAATAGGCCTGCTGCATACAGGTTTCCGGCACGATAAGGCCATAGCCGATTCCGTTCCCGGCATTGACGTGATAATAGGAGCCCACAGCCACACCGGCCTGCGCCAGGCCTATGAAGATCCCAAACATCATACGATAATCGTTCAAACCTTCGGCAACCTCTCCAGCATTGGCAAGCTGGATCTGCTGATTGATCCGGCCACCAAACAGATCGTGGGGTACGAAAGCGGGCTCAAGGAGCTATTCACCGAGGCGGTGCCCCAGGACACGAATGTAGTAAATATTGTGGATCTGGGTGTTTCCCAGGCCGAGAAGGGGTTTGATGAAAAGCTGGGCCAGGCCCTGACCGACATCAAACGTGGGGGTGGAGATAAGGAAAGCTCCATCGGCAATTTCATCTGCGACGCCATGATGGAGGCCACCGGCGCTGAGATAGCCTTTCAGAATTCCGCCGGCATCAAGGGGGACCTCATGAAGGGCGACATCACCTACCGCGCCATCTATAAGGTCGATGCCTTCGGGAATTATCTGGTGACCATGGACATGACCGGGAGCCAGGTGATTAAAACCTGCGAGACCAGTGTTCTGGGCTATCACGCCATCTTCCAGGTTGGGGGCATTCAGATGATCTACGACTCGAAGCAGCCGGTCTGGAAACGGGTGATAAGCGTCAAGTTCAACGGTCAGCCCATTGATACGGCCAAGGTGTATAAAGTGGTCACCAATAATTTTCTGGGCGCAGGCGGAGGGAATTATAAAATCTTTCAGGAAGGGGCCAACCGGTCGGACACCTACATCCAGCTGCGCCAGGCCATGTCTGATTACATAAAGAAAAAAACGCCCATAGAAGCCCGGATAGAGGGCCGGATCAAAAAGACTGAAGGAGGAGGGGCTTTGCTGCAATGA
- a CDS encoding CehA/McbA family metallohydrolase — protein MKKISLLFLCLSALLAVRSQAQYKCFYGNLHAHTGYSDGESTPDTAFAYARDVANIDVQALTEHNNGGSFGGVTYSVTPAQYSNLMLVADTITRAGSFVALAGQELGSLGSSGFGHVCVWEAPGLWPYINSDLFGCYSWILGQNRPAMFCHPDSSWNSNFNDLYYYQDYDQAMDLIEVVNGGTVYEDAYLRALGKGWHVGASANQDNHDRDWGSRVSSGNIPLTGIWADTLTKASILDALQARRTTAMEVSPAGDRIQLLLSVDGHYQGDRYIKREGVVDISVLYQASSPLKKLYLYTNGAVSDSLNVLSTGNQLTWQFSKTLGLGTNRLFVKAVQADLDQAWTSPVFVEVISQNAINNFSGSQVATWPTPVKLDARLVFVPLEGATTVKALIYDLFGGKVRELYGDQPDQPINWDGKDQAGRLVPNGMYVIRLEQRSATETRTCLGKTMVSR, from the coding sequence ATGAAAAAGATCAGTTTATTGTTTTTATGCCTGTCAGCCCTGCTGGCTGTAAGATCCCAGGCCCAGTACAAATGCTTTTACGGCAACCTTCACGCACACACCGGCTATTCCGACGGGGAAAGCACCCCAGACACGGCCTTTGCTTACGCCCGGGATGTGGCGAACATCGATGTCCAGGCCCTGACCGAGCACAACAACGGCGGCAGTTTTGGCGGGGTCACATACTCCGTCACTCCGGCCCAGTATTCCAACCTGATGCTGGTGGCCGACACCATTACCCGGGCCGGTTCATTCGTGGCCCTGGCAGGGCAGGAGCTGGGCAGCCTGGGAAGCTCGGGTTTCGGCCATGTCTGCGTCTGGGAAGCTCCGGGGCTTTGGCCCTACATCAACAGCGATCTTTTCGGATGTTACTCCTGGATACTGGGCCAGAACCGTCCGGCCATGTTCTGCCATCCCGATTCTTCGTGGAACAGCAATTTCAACGACCTGTATTATTATCAGGATTACGACCAGGCCATGGACCTGATCGAGGTCGTCAACGGCGGCACGGTCTATGAGGACGCATACCTGCGGGCGCTGGGAAAGGGCTGGCACGTGGGGGCATCGGCCAACCAGGACAACCATGACCGCGACTGGGGCAGCCGGGTCAGCTCGGGCAACATACCATTGACCGGCATCTGGGCCGACACTCTTACCAAAGCCTCGATCCTGGATGCTCTGCAGGCCAGGCGGACCACGGCCATGGAGGTCAGCCCGGCCGGCGACCGGATACAGCTGCTGTTGTCGGTGGACGGCCATTATCAGGGAGACCGCTATATCAAACGCGAGGGCGTCGTCGATATCAGCGTTTTGTACCAGGCTTCCAGTCCGTTGAAAAAACTGTACCTTTACACCAACGGCGCTGTCAGCGATTCGTTGAATGTACTTTCAACCGGCAACCAATTGACCTGGCAGTTCAGCAAAACCCTGGGATTGGGAACCAACCGCCTTTTCGTGAAGGCGGTGCAGGCCGACCTTGACCAGGCCTGGACCAGCCCGGTATTCGTGGAAGTGATATCCCAGAACGCCATCAATAATTTCAGCGGCAGCCAGGTGGCCACCTGGCCCACTCCGGTGAAACTGGACGCCAGGCTGGTGTTCGTTCCGCTGGAAGGGGCTACTACCGTAAAAGCATTGATCTATGATCTCTTCGGCGGCAAGGTCAGGGAATTGTACGGCGACCAGCCCGACCAGCCCATCAATTGGGACGGCAAGGACCAGGCCGGGAGGTTGGTGCCTAACGGAATGTATGTGATACGTCTGGAGCAGAGATCGGCAACCGAAACCAGGACCTGCCTGGGAAAGACGATGGTGTCCCGATGA
- a CDS encoding DHH family phosphoesterase: MTASLENYGFPASPAGWASLQKAAGAILNASRENRTITIWGHDDLDGIAGTSIMLDALRGKTEVNYYIPPKNGVHYGLDIKIIDKLIADGTGLIITVDGGISNHSEAQYCRDKGLPLIITDHHELPAVLPPATELVNPKIQEAGSPYANLCGAAVALYLAAAMDGAGSDGWLQANSKRLAWAALATVSDRVPLLEENRMILRAGLKVIPEDSVLARLACMLGFDLSRGLSPLTLQNSFIPLFSASQSQGGRHPMVELLLGSIDEITVKDLWTKQIDWRRRFGQELKKKLAAVNDREMKIMTVVDPELQGDMIGPLAGGLRDSLNLPAIVVGKKGTAYVGEARGYLPFDFVEMLSGFKDYFIQYGGHKQAAGFTLKPGALEEFIPAVERYSAGHRDLIRSSRPDQKYDHRFDDLAQLSERIPQFLENSPYGAGNPWPLCLIGNIRLPEGAAPDQSFWLDELLPLQRQVVLPAVQASVSLDATSTGRISLSIKAHQLT, from the coding sequence ATGACGGCTTCTCTTGAGAATTATGGCTTCCCGGCCTCTCCCGCCGGCTGGGCTTCGCTCCAAAAAGCTGCGGGAGCGATTTTAAATGCCAGCCGGGAGAATAGGACCATTACCATTTGGGGGCATGATGACCTGGACGGCATCGCCGGCACGTCCATCATGCTGGATGCCTTGCGGGGCAAGACCGAGGTCAACTACTATATCCCGCCCAAGAATGGAGTGCATTACGGCCTGGACATCAAGATCATTGACAAATTGATCGCGGATGGGACCGGACTGATCATCACGGTGGACGGAGGGATATCTAACCATTCCGAAGCCCAATACTGCCGGGACAAGGGCCTTCCCCTGATAATCACCGACCACCACGAGCTGCCCGCCGTCCTGCCGCCGGCAACGGAGCTGGTCAATCCCAAAATTCAGGAAGCCGGATCGCCCTATGCAAATCTTTGCGGAGCGGCCGTGGCCCTGTATCTGGCGGCGGCAATGGATGGGGCAGGTTCTGACGGCTGGCTGCAGGCAAACAGTAAAAGGCTGGCTTGGGCCGCGTTGGCCACAGTTTCCGACCGCGTTCCCCTGCTGGAAGAGAACCGGATGATTCTCAGGGCCGGCCTGAAGGTCATCCCGGAGGATTCTGTATTGGCCCGGCTGGCCTGCATGCTTGGTTTCGATCTTTCCCGGGGCCTGTCGCCATTGACATTGCAGAACAGTTTCATCCCGTTATTTTCCGCTTCCCAGTCACAGGGAGGCAGGCATCCGATGGTGGAACTTTTGCTGGGAAGCATTGACGAGATTACGGTCAAGGATCTGTGGACAAAACAGATAGACTGGCGCCGGAGGTTCGGGCAGGAGCTGAAAAAAAAGCTGGCGGCGGTCAATGACCGGGAAATGAAGATAATGACCGTGGTGGATCCGGAACTCCAGGGAGATATGATAGGTCCTTTGGCAGGCGGTTTGAGGGATTCTCTGAATCTTCCGGCCATTGTCGTCGGGAAGAAAGGTACTGCCTACGTGGGCGAAGCCCGGGGGTATCTGCCGTTTGATTTTGTGGAAATGCTTTCCGGTTTTAAGGACTATTTCATACAGTATGGCGGGCATAAGCAGGCGGCCGGTTTTACCCTTAAACCAGGGGCTCTGGAGGAATTTATCCCGGCAGTGGAACGTTATTCCGCCGGACACCGGGACCTGATCAGAAGTTCGCGTCCGGACCAAAAGTATGATCACCGGTTTGACGATCTGGCACAATTGAGCGAAAGGATCCCGCAATTTCTGGAAAACAGTCCCTATGGGGCCGGAAATCCCTGGCCGCTATGCCTGATCGGCAATATCAGGCTGCCGGAGGGCGCGGCTCCTGACCAGTCCTTCTGGCTGGATGAGTTGCTGCCGCTCCAGCGCCAGGTGGTTTTGCCGGCAGTCCAGGCGTCAGTCTCGCTGGACGCGACCAGCACCGGCCGGATCAGCCTGTCAATAAAAGCACATCAATTAACATAA